Part of the Triticum urartu cultivar G1812 chromosome 2, Tu2.1, whole genome shotgun sequence genome, TGCCAACCAACACTACATTTTCTTTGAATCGGCGAACATTTTTAAATTTGGGAACAATTTTAAAATTCACTAACTTTTTTGTTTTGACTAACTTTTTTGAAATACATGGACAGTTTCCAAATTCATGGACATTTTCTGAAACAGCGGTCAGTTTTTGAATCGATGAGCTTTTCTTGAAATTTGGgaacatttaaaaaaaatcatgaatgttttttgaattcatgaatatttgtTCAAAATCACGAACATTTTATGatttagaattttttttaaaattcatggACATCTTTTGAATATGCAAACATTTCTTGAAAATCACGAATATTTTGTGAAGTCAACGAATATTTTATGATTTtccaaacattttttgaattgaaGAACATTTATTTGAAAATTCACACTTAAAAAAATTGAAACTTTTTGATAACCCTAAACTATTTGgaagaagaaaaaacaaaaacagcaaagaaaagaaaagaatggGCCTGCCCAAAAATGAGCTCCCGATGAATCTCGGGGTTCACAAGAGCAGAAGTTTCTCACAAAAAGGAAAACAAGCGcaaaagaaaatgaataaatgatGCACAAGAGAAAGAGACCTTTTCTCTAAAAAAACGATGCAAGGGGAAAGAAAGTGGATAGCAGCTGGCTGCTTCGTGTGTTTCTCCTCGAAAAAGATTTTGTCAGATTTTGGCCCCGTCAAACCCGACGTATTCTCGCTCATATAGGTTACCATCATGCCAGCAGTGAACGCAGCCGGCCGAAGACGCAACAATGCAACACCGACCAAGGAACCAAACAATTCCCTAAGAAGTGAAATGTATATACAAGAATTTACAGCACAACTGAAGGCCGTGCCTCAAGTTTCGGCACATGCATCATCTCAAAACACAACAACTATACACACTCCCACTACCCAAAGGGTAAAAAAAAAACTACTACGTATACTACACACAGTCACGGAAGCTCCTAGTAGACTTGAAACAGGAGAGGCACAGACAAAAACGGCGTGCGATAGATGCCTATACTTATACTGAAGAGAAAAAGAAGCAAAAGACGACGGACGGCATTATCTACACTTCGAGGCGTGTGATTTCGAAGTTGACCGACGGAGCCGACGCCGACGACCCGAACGAGCCTTCCCGCTCCACCGCGTACGCCACCAGCAGCTTCACCACATGCCTGTACCGCCTCCGGTACGTCGGGAACTTGGACATGCTCCTCACTATCCCCACCATCCTGCCAGCAGATCAACAACAAACTGACATGTCAAATACTAAAATTCCATAGCAGAAACAAGCAGTTGCTGCAGGGGACAGCGCACCTTCGACTGATCGCCTGGATCTGCGCGGTCCTGACAGGATCTCGGGGCGTCTCGGCGCCATTGTCCCACGCATCCGCACCGGCGGTGGCAGAACCACCGCCGACGAAAAGCGTCGACTTCTCCAGGAACCTCACCTCCTGCTCGGCCATCTTGAGCACCTGTATCTGGTCCTTGAGCACCAGCACGGGGTGGAAGAACCAGTCCAGCAGCAGGTCCTGCGGCCGGTTCTGCTGGTCCACCTCCACGCCGTTGCCCAGCAGCAGCCCCGCGGAGCCGGCCTTGATCGACTGCAGGACGGTGCACAGCATGTCGTAGGAAGGCAGCCCCAGGTTTATCGTCTCGTTGCCGCCGTCTTTCGTTCTCAGCCACTCGGTCAGGTCCACGCTGGTTATGACATTCAGGTTCAGCAGGTCCCTGCCCCTCTGCTCGCACGACTTCATAACGTTTTCCCATATCTGCAGATCAAGGAGAATGAATGATTAGGGATTCAGGCAGGACTTGACATTCAAGATGAAACACCATGTACACTGCGGTGTAGAATTTTTTTTGGTGGCACCTTCTATTTGTTCAAAAATATATGCATGGTGCAAAATCTGGTATTGTAGGTGAAATCCACTTACCTCACATCTAAAGCAGAGGTAAACCTAGTACATCTACTTATTTATGTTTTCTCCTTCGCATCTGCATCTCATGGCATTTGAGCCAAATTTCTGTACAGACTCATCtatgaacggagggagtatatacatGGCATGTGTTATCCAcgttggaatctctaaaaagacttatatttaggaacggagggagtatatacatGGTGCAGAATCTGGTATTGTAGGTGAAATCCACTACCTCTCACTTAAAGCAGAGGTAAACCTAGTACATCTGCGTATTTACGTTTTCTGCTTCGCATATGCATCTCATGGCATTTGAGTACAAAATTTGTACAGACTCAACTATGATCTGGTACCTATTGTATTTTCAAATAACGTTAAAAGAAGCTTCTAGTTTGCTCTGAGAAGATAGAAATTCCAGCATTGATCAGAGAGGAAGGTGTAAAAGAACAACAGTTATTTGGGTTGGTACACATTACACACAAACTGCAATGGATATGCTTATGTTAGCGTTATACCTTTTTTTTGGGGAAAGGGGGCTGACAAGCTTTCATATCCTTGAATCAAAGTCTATATTCTAGTTGTGGCCACTGGCGAGGTCAGTAGCTACCATACAATTCTGTAAGTTCAATAGGCCGGCATCCATCGCTTCTTTTCAATGATAGATTCAGCAGTTATGCTGTTCAACTATTCGTTCTGTTAGGTCTTCCTTGCATTTACAACATTTCCTCAATTAGAACTAGCTCGCCTAATGTAAGAGACCATGGACCCCAACAACTTACATATGCTTAACATTCCCTTGTTTGACGGTACCATTTCATTTGTGGTATTATTACTTCAGTCGGGACTAGCTCACACCTAATCTACGAGAGCATGGATGAGAGAATGAAAATGTATAGCCATGCATCAAAGAGGAAGCATGGATTGAAAAGTGTATCCATTGCCTTTTCTTTCCAGACATGTGAACAACATTGATGTTACTGAAACAATGAATGCACTTATTGCCAAGTTTGAGTATCTTCCAGAAATTTTGCTCAAAGAGGGAGCTGCATATAGTGACGCTTCTTGGTGTTTTTGGTGAAATAAGACGGGCGTTGGTTGGTAAGAATTAAACATGGGTGACAAACGGACCTGGACCATTTTGACCTCTTGTATCGCCTCTCTGACGGACCTCGCCGGAACCAAAGTGGGAACCAGCATTGCCGGAGCTTCACTGGATGAACTAGGGTGCTCACCTCCCCTGACAGAAACATTTGGCCGGACCGAGAACTCGGCGGAATCGGGCAATTTCCTCTTCCGGTAGGAAGGCCTGGTGGAAAACAAACTTGAACCATGAGAAATGAATAAAGCAGCACACAACAAAGTAGAAGCTACAACCTACAACACAACCCAAAGTGTTCAAAAACAGCAGTAGAGAACACTTTACTTTGGAAGAACAGTCCCTTCGCGAAGGTAAAGCCAGTCGTTGGTGTACTCGTCAAACTCGGCGACCATGGTCACCACGTACGAAGCCCCCCGCCGGAAGGACTTCTCCTGCGACGACGAACAAACTTGACCACATCAGGCAATCTCTTTCGCGCGCAGCATGGAATCGGACGCGTGGGAGACGGGCAAGAAATGGCACGGCACGGTGGCAGTGGCAAAGAAAGAGACCTGGTAGACGATGACCGCTCCGTAGAGACCTACGAAAATGCTGGAGACGACGGCCAGCAGGACGCTCCCAACCACCACCAGGGGCCAGAAAAGGATGGCGAGGCCGGCGATGGGCACGCAGACCGGCTCCAGGAAGGGGCCTTCGCGGCTGATGAGGTCGTGCAGCAGCCTCTGCCAGCCCTTGAAGAGCATGTAGGGGCTCTTGATCAGCGCGATCACCGTGTAGAGCGGTATGTCCACGATCAACCCCAGGAGGCCGACGAGTATGCACGACGGCACGTCCAGCAGCCTGCACAAACACCACAGCGCATTTTCTTTTCAGGGTGATTTTTGGCGTGCACAGCTAGCTAGTTCACCATCGCTTTCATTGTCCAGCTTCAAGCAACTGTAATTATAATGTGATGTGCAGTGATCATGACGGGGCGATCGACCCAGATTTTACAGGCTTTACTATGCTTCATTAAGTCTAGAATGGCAAGCTGCCAGGGCATGTTTTTCTTATGAAAAATGTATCACTATCAAATAGGCACGTCCTTGTCACACAAGATCACAGCATGAAACAAAATTTCTTGTCACACAAGATGATACCATGGGACAAAATCAGCTTCAGACAGGTCATCCAGTGCTAATATAACAATAAATACCATCTTATAGTATTATCTAACACGATAATATCAACAGCTTCAGACAACAATCTTGAATAGCTTTAGACAGGTAACCCAGTGCTAATATATCATTATGTGGTCTAACACGATGGTATCAATACCTTATGGAGAGGGGCTCGCGGTCCTGGGCGCACTCGCGGAGCTCCTTGAGGTAAACGGGGTAGGAGTGGAAGCACATGTCCGCGAAGTCCCTCACCACCGTGCAGCTGCCCTTGATCGTCCCCCACGTCCCGTCCTGCCACCGCCGAGAAACCAAAATCAACCGTCGATCTCTCACTCGATTTTCACAGTTAGCAGCGACCGGTCGTCCCTTAGAAGTTTGAGCTTACCACAATGCCATGCACGAACTTCTTGGCCTCGCTCTCCTGCCGGAACGCCTCGAAGGTGGAGATCCACGGCGTGAAGAAGCCGTAGCCCAGCGCCACCAGGGCGCTCCCGAAGATGCCCAGGCCGAGCCAGAGCCCGAACAGCACCGGCAGCGCGATGGCCACCGCCAGCTTCAGGCCCGCGTTGATGCGGTCCGTCCTGGGTTCAGAATGCAGAGCAACGCAACCAACAGCGATCGATCAGTTTGACTATTCTATCTCATTCTCATGTGGCGGATCATCTGATTCGCCACTGAAATTCGAAGAATCGGCAGCCGAATCGGGTCATCGAAACCTCGGCCAAGCCAGAATCAGAAGTTTGCGCCCAGAACTGAACATTCAGCGGAAGGGATCGGAAGCTCGGAACCAACAAAGAATGCTCTGTTTCCAGCACACGAGAAGCAGAATGGGCTTACTTGATGAGCGAGTAGATGGTCCACCAGACGTGCGCCGGGAAGAGCACGAGGATCACGCCCACGTTCCCCAGTATCAtcagcgccgccgccaccggGCCGACCACCATCGCTGCACACCCATTTCCCCAAGAACGAGAAGAACAGTAAGCCACACCGGCAGAAACAAAGGCGCGACCAATATTCACAGGGAGGAAGAGAATAGGCACATGCCTTTGATTCCGCCGAGCAAGAAGGCGGcgcagaaggagaagaccacgtAGGCGACGCGCAGCGAGTCGTGCATCGGCCCCATTGGCTCCGCGTACTTGCCCGCCACCCACGCCTTCACCGTGCCCATCGAACGCCCCCGCCGCGCCGCGCCTCCTTCACGTCCAGGCCGCCAAGACCGGCGCAGCCCCCCGCGAGAATCAAGAACAGCCGCGGCTTTCTGCCGCTTTGGCAGGACGGAGGGCACAAAGGGGGGAGAGGACAGAGCAAGATAGATAGAAAAGAAAAGCTCTGGCCCTCGCTTTCGCGGGAATCTGCGACCGGCGCAGGCGGAGCAGAAAACTCAGCTTGCGTGAGAAGCCGTATGGGGAAGAAAAGACGCTTATAAGGGTCCTTGATCCGCCGGCCGGGCGGGTCAAAACGGCGGCTGCGCTCTCCAGGTCCCCGCTCGCCAGCCCGTGAGTTGAGTCGAACCAAATGTTGCGAGGAGAAAGAAGAcgcgagggagagagggagagaggggaaCGCGGAGAAGTTTCGGGGGTTTTGCCTTTCGGATTTATTTATATTTTTTGCGTAGGAGTAAATAAACTGCCGGGACGGAAGGAGTTTTGTCCGTTTGTCTGGATAGTTTCGACTGGCGCGCGCTGTGACGTAGTGCCGACTAACGGCGTTAGTGTGAAGGAGGTCAAAGTTGGCGGTCAAGGCGACAAGTTAGTGACCCTGGCCGTGTGGTAAGCGCTGAGGTTTGCTTTTGATTGCTGTCATTTTGGTCATCATCCATCTTTTTTCATAAAGGGCATCTCATTCTATTGATATTTTTTTGATACATGGCGATTTTATTATCTCAAATGTAGCATCAAACAGATACAAAGTAATATGAATAACATTCGGTCTTTGTACGATTAGGATGCATACAACCAAATTCAAAAGTCTGACAAAAATTCATAAATAAAAATTGATAAATCGGC contains:
- the LOC125538441 gene encoding uncharacterized membrane protein At3g27390; amino-acid sequence: MGTVKAWVAGKYAEPMGPMHDSLRVAYVVFSFCAAFLLGGIKAMVVGPVAAALMILGNVGVILVLFPAHVWWTIYSLIKTDRINAGLKLAVAIALPVLFGLWLGLGIFGSALVALGYGFFTPWISTFEAFRQESEAKKFVHGIVDGTWGTIKGSCTVVRDFADMCFHSYPVYLKELRECAQDREPLSIRLLDVPSCILVGLLGLIVDIPLYTVIALIKSPYMLFKGWQRLLHDLISREGPFLEPVCVPIAGLAILFWPLVVVGSVLLAVVSSIFVGLYGAVIVYQEKSFRRGASYVVTMVAEFDEYTNDWLYLREGTVLPKPSYRKRKLPDSAEFSVRPNVSVRGGEHPSSSSEAPAMLVPTLVPARSVREAIQEVKMVQIWENVMKSCEQRGRDLLNLNVITSVDLTEWLRTKDGGNETINLGLPSYDMLCTVLQSIKAGSAGLLLGNGVEVDQQNRPQDLLLDWFFHPVLVLKDQIQVLKMAEQEVRFLEKSTLFVGGGSATAGADAWDNGAETPRDPVRTAQIQAISRRMVGIVRSMSKFPTYRRRYRHVVKLLVAYAVEREGSFGSSASAPSVNFEITRLEV